The proteins below come from a single Miscanthus floridulus cultivar M001 chromosome 1, ASM1932011v1, whole genome shotgun sequence genomic window:
- the LOC136449728 gene encoding uncharacterized protein, which translates to MAVAGRGGRATALLLRAPAGAGAGAGARCIHEGPDTIEELLDRHLVKKPAAGPDEESAEARRRLTSSRREALSLYRDILRAARLFAWPDDRGVPWREVLRANARREFEGARGERDPEVVARLLIGGRDAVQQALDRLADASRRAIEAEEAKRRGGA; encoded by the coding sequence ATGGCCGTAGCTGGACGGGGCGGCCGCGCCACCGCGCTACTCCTGCGGGCCcccgcgggggcgggggcgggggcgggcgcgCGGTGCATCCACGAGGGGCCAGACACCATCGAGGAGCTGCTGGACCGGCACCTCGTGAAGAAGCCCGCGGCGGGCCCGGACGAGGAGTCGGCggaggcgcggcggcggctgACGAGCTCCCGGCGGGAGGCGCTGTCCCTGTACCGGGACATCCTCCGGGCGGCGCGGCTCTTCGCGTGGCCCGACGACCGCGGCGTGCCGTGGCGGGAGGTGCTCCGCGCCAACGCCAGGCGCGAGTTCGAGGGGGCCCGCGGGGAGCGTGACCCGGAGGTGGTGGCGCGCCTCCTCATCGGCGGCCGCGACGCCGTGCAGCAGGCGCTCGACCGCCTCGCCGACGCCTCACGCCGCGCGATCGAGGCCGAGGAGGCCAAGCGCCGTGGCGGGGCGTAG
- the LOC136449693 gene encoding uncharacterized protein yields MAMAMAPAPAPAASSSYACAACGADLNLSAAHLYPADFYFEAGNKGTLSFSWVDESRLRFAPEDRIRPFFETLNYWGIQRKRTRISCDACGRLLGYVYDDGPPVMQGTGQFGMGPSQVIPRRPRYRFKIKAVAASSTPPAAAYGK; encoded by the coding sequence atggcgatggcgatggcgccggcgccggcgcctgccGCCTCCTCGTCGTATGCGTGCGCGGCGTGCGGCGCGGACCTGAACCTGTCGGCGGCGCACCTGTACCCAGCGGACTTCTACTTCGAGGCCGGGAACAAGGGCACGCTGTCCTTCTCGTGGGTGGACGAGTCGCGCCTGCGGTTCGCCCCTGAGGACCGCATCCGCCCCTTCTTCGAGACCCTCAACTACTGGGGCATCCAGCGGAAGCGCACGCGCATCAGCTGCGACGCCTGCGGCCGCCTCCTCGGCTACGTCTACGACGACGGGCCGCCGGTCATGCAGGGCACCGGCCAGTTCGGGATGGGGCCCAGCCAGGTCATCCCGCGCCGCCCCAGGTACCGCTTCAAGATCAAGGCCGTCGCCGCCAGCTCCACGCCGCCTGCCGCCGCGTATGGAAAGTGA